CCAGCTAAATAAACTAATGGCTACCGGCAAATATGAAGAAGCTGCACAATTGTTATTTGATGATATGGGTGCAGCTTCATTTAATGAACATCTTAAAATTACATTTAGTCGAAAAAGAGAGATTAAAGGCCCCGTTAATTATTTGCCAAAAATATTTAATTCTGGAGTAATAACAACAAACTTTGATTCTTTATTGGAAAGGACATATGCAGATCAGGGATTAAAGTTTGAAGAGATAATGTTGGGGAACTCGGCTTCAGAGTTTCCTCGGTTAGCGGCTACAGGCAAACCATTTTTGTTGAAGTTACATGGTCATGCTAATAGACAAAGAGATAGAGTTCTTACCTTTGCTGAATATGAGGCTGCCTATTCAGAAAAAGCAGTGTTGAGAACACTTGTATCTCATACTTTTTTTGCCAAGACAATGTTATTCATGGGATGTAGTTTATCCTCTGATCGGACATTAAAGTTAATGGCTGATTATGTAGAAGAATTTGGCCATGAAAATTTACCGCAACATTATGCTATTGTAAATTTACATGAAAGTGAGGACAGGATTGCTAGAAGAGAACAGCTCGTTGCAGCAAATATCTTTCCTATATGGTATGAAAGCTCCGATCATGATGAGGCCATCGAGGCACTGCTACTTGATTTAGTCGATGGAAATATAAAAATATGATCACGGAAGACCAACTAGAACAACTCTGCCTAGAATGGTTTAACACTCTAGGCTACAACTATACCTGCGGCTACGATATCGCCCCCGACGGCGATACCCCGGAGCGCAGCGACTACCGCCAGATTATCCTGCACAAGCGCCTGCTAAGCAGCCTGGAAGTTATCAACCCCCAGGTGCCGCTATCCACCCTTGAGCGAGTCACCCAGCAGATCGCCACACCCGAAACACCCATCCTGATCAAAAACAATAAACAGTTTCACCAGTGGTTGCAGGAAGGGGTCAAGGTCGAGTTTAAGGATAACAACGGCGAAGTAGTAACCGACTATGTAAAGCTGGTGGACTTCGCCAATACCAAGCGCAACGAATTTTTGGTCGTCAACCAATACACCATCACCGGCACCAAGGGAAGTCGCCGCCCGGACATTATCGTATTTATCAATGGCTTGCCGCTGGCGGTGATTGAGCTGAAAAACCCCGCCGACAACAGCGCTGATATCTGGTCAGCCTACCAGCAGCTGCAAACCTACAAAGAAGAAATCCCCGACCTGTTTATTTTTAACCAGGCGCTGGTCATCAGCGATGGCCTCAATGCCCGCGTCGGCTCCCTCACCGCCAGCAAAGAGCGCTTTTTGCCCTGGCGGGTGGTCAATAACGAGCACGACAAACCGCACTTTGAGTATTTCTTAGAAACCCTGGTAAAAGGCTTCTTTAAGCCCGAACTGTTGTTGGACTATATCCGCCACTTTGTTCTGTTTGAGCAGGACGGCGATCAAATCGTTAAAAAGATCGCCGGTTATCACCAGTTCCACGCGGTGCGCCAAGCGGTGAAAGCGACCGTGGTTGCCGCCGAGCAATCCAGCGCGGTGACCGAACCCCGAGCGAATTATGCCGATAAAGTAGAACCCGGTTCCGGCAAGGCCGGGGTGGTTTGGCACACCCAGGGCTCCGGCAAGTCCATCTCCATGGTGTGTTACGCCAGCAAGTTGCTGGCACAGCCCGCCATGAATAATCCCACTATCGTAGTTGTCACCGACCGCAATGATCTGGATGGCCAGCTGTATAACACCTTCTGTATGGCCGCCGATGCCCTCAAACAGACCCCGGTACAGGCCGGCGACAGAGACGAGCTGCGCCAGATAGTCGCCGCGCGCCAGTCCGGCGGTATCGTGTTTACCACGGTGCAAAAATTTGCCCTACTCGGCGAGGAAACCAGCCACCCGGTGTTGAGCCGCCGCCACAATATCGTCGTGGTCAGCGATGAGGCCCACCGCAGCCATTATGGCGACAAGGCCAGGTTCAACACCCAAAAGGGCACTTACGCCTTCGGCTATTCCAAGCATATGCGCGATGCCTTGCCGGCGGCCTCGTTTATCGGCTTTACCGGTACCCCGGTCGACTCGGCCGATAAAGATACACGCAGGGTATTTGGTGAGTATGTCTCCATCTACGATATTCAGGATGCGGTAGACGATGGCGCCACGGTGCCCATCTACTATGAATCGCGCCTGGCCAAGCTGGATATCCACGCGGCCGATATCGAGGCGCTGAACGAGGATGTTGAAGAGGTTATTGAGGACGAAGAAGATGTGGCCGAGCGGGAGAAAACCAAATCCCACTGGGCCACGCTGGAAAAACTCGTCGGCAGCCAGCCCCGGGTGGAGCAGGTGGCCAAAGATTTAATCCAGCATTTCGACAGCCGCACCGCCTCCATGCCCGGCAAGGCCATGATCGTGGCTATGAGCCGCGAGATCTGTGTTGACCTCTACGATGCCATCGTCGCTATCAAGCCGGAGTGGCACCACCCAGACACCGACAAGGGCGCGATCAAAATTGTGATGACCGGTTCGGCATCGGACAAAGCCAAGTTGCAGCCGCATATCTACAACAAAGAAACCAAGAAAGCGTTTGAAAAGCGCTTTAAGGATGTGAACGATCCGTTACAGCTGGTGATCGTGCGGGATATGTGGCTCACCGGCTTCGATGCCCCCATTTGCCACACCATGTATATCGACAAGCCCATGAAGGGCCACAACCTGATGCAGGCTATTGCGCGGGTTAACCGGGTGTTTAAAGACAAGCCCGGCGGCTTGGTGGTGGACTACATCGGCATTGCCAACGAGTTAAAGCAGGCACTTAAGACCTATACCGGTTCTAACGGTAAGGGCAAACCCACCCACGACGCCCATGAAGCCTACGCCATTCTGCTGGAAAAGCTCGGCGTACTGCACGATATGATGCACGGCTTTGATTACAGCCAGTACGAGACCCAGGCCCTGCAACTGTTGCCAGGCGCCATGAACCATATCCTCAGCCTGAAAAACCCCGGCAGCGGCGAGCTGGATGGTAAACGGCGCTTTCTCGATGTGATGGCTGCGCTCAGCAAGGCCTACACCCTGTGCAGCACCCTGGAGGACGCCGCGCCCTACAAGAAAGAGATCGCCTTCTGGGGCGCGGTGAAAAACGCCATCACCAAGTTCACCGCCATCGACAAGCGCCGCACCGATGAGGAAAAGAACTCCGCACTCAAGCAGATTATCGACAACGCCATTGTCACCGACGGTGTGGATGATATCTTCAGCATGGTGGGCCTGGACCGCCCGAATATCGGCTTGCTGTCTCCTGAATTTATGGAAGACGTCGCCAATCTGAAAGAAAAAAACCTGGCCGTTGAGCTGCTCGAACGGCTACTGCGCGACGAAGTAAAAGCGCGCATGAAAACCGATGTGGTGTCAGAGAAAAAATACTCCGACCGCATTATGGAAGCCCTGCGCAAATACCACAATCGCGCCATTGAAACCGCTCAGGTGATTGAAGAACTGATCCAGATGGCCAAGGACATGGCCGACGATGCACAGATGGCGGAAAACTCCGGCCTCAATACCGACGAAATCGCCTTCTACCGCGCCTTAATCCAAAACCAGTCGGCGGTAAAAGAACTGGGCGATAACAATCTTCGCGAACTCGCCAAATACGTCACCCAGCAGCTGCGCAAATCCACCACCGTGGACTGGCAGGTGCGCGACAGCGTGCGCGCCAAACTGCGCAACCTGGTGCGCCGCGCACTGCGCAAATGGAAATACCCACCGGATGGGGCGGATGAGGCGGTGCAACTGTGCTTAAAACAGGCGGAGACATTGAGTCATAGCTGGAGTGCTTAGGTGTTATAGGAAGCCTCTGGCTTACAGAGCGGTCACAACCATGGCGCGGTTGAAATGCAGGGTGGCAGAACGGAATGATCTCGTTCACCACCTTCTGACTGATTTCGACTGAACATCTCCTGAAAGCTATGCAACTCTGGGCGAGATGTTGGACTGGCAACCTATTTAAGATAGATTTAATCCAGAGATCCCTAGCAATTTATGAATATAAATTCCGATCAAACTTCTGTTAATGAGTAAGAAATAGAAAGTTAATATTGACGTTTTATTGCAGCCTTGCATGCCCCTTACAATATAAAATATAAACCTACTCATAGCTCCGTCAGCCCATTACAATTAACCGCTTTACTGTTTTGATTTAAGTGTAATAACAATGAGCGAAGCCCCCCGCAACCTTCTATATCAGGAAACCTTAGCTGTACGCTGGGGTGATATGGACGCCTTTGGCCATATTAACAACGCCACCTATTTCACCTACTTTGAGCAGTGTCGCTGTAGCTGGCTAGCCTCGATATATAGCTCGGGTGCTCTTAGCAGTAATCAAGGGGATGGTCCTGTATTACTCAATGCTTCAGCCAATTTTCATTTACCGTTGGTATTTCCAGCCAACATTACGATTAGTATGTATGGCGGTAATCCAGGGCGTAGTAGCTTTAATAGCTATTACGAGATCAGAGATGCGGATAACACCGATAAACTCTACACCACCGGTGAAGCTAAGATTGTTTGGGTAGACCAGCAGGCTGGAAAATCCATGCCAGTACCTGATGATATACGGGCCTTATTGCCCACCGCTTAAATTGGATTTCGTCATAAGACTAAGAAGGCAGAAGGAAAGAATAGGCTGCTCTCGGGAAAAATCAGGCGCGGATGCCGAGTTCAAACTTGCAGAGATCTAATCACAACGCATCTCGAATCAGTATGTTCTTTCCTTTCAATACACAAGTGTTAATTAATAGTAAATAAGAACACTGATTGTAAGTACATAGTTTACCTCTCTGTCACAAAATTAAAGGGATGTTGTAATGATTGAAGATGTGAAAAAGCCTTTGGCATGAATGCTTACGCTTATTTGGCTCCCCCACTGAGACAAACAGCTTTTTAGGCGGATTTCCCATTGTTTGTCAGTAAATTAAGTGGCCAGGAAATAATGATCAACCTTTAAGCTTTATCGCCCAGCTGGATTTATCTGAAATTAATGCCGACCAGTGTATTGACTGGCTACCTAAACAGGGGCGACTATTATTTTTTATGACCTTGAAGAGTGTCCTTGGGGCTTTGCCCAAAAAGATAAGGACGGATGGGCCGTTATCTATGAAAATGGTAGCGATGAACCCTTTGAACAACCGTTACCCCTCAATATAGATCCCGAATCTGTTGCTTCAGAAATCAAATATTTAAGGCCTTCTACGTTTACCAGCTACCCCGACTTAGATCGTCTAGATATTTCTTACACAGAGCTATCGGATGAAGATCACTGCGATTATTATGAATTTATCGCGAATAATTATGGGGATGATCCTTACCATCAAGTGGGAGGTTACCCAAAGCCCGTGCAGAATGACTGCATGGAGGAGGAATGTCCGCTGGTTAGCGGTGGCGTCTATTGCGGTGAACCTGAAAGCTTTACCTCAGAAAAAGCAAAACAACTAAGGGACCAGCTAAATGACTGGAAATTACTTCTACAGTTTGATTCCGACGATGATGTTAAGGTTATGTGGGGACATTGTGGCAGGCTCTATATCTGGGTTAAGGAAAGTGACGCAAAGCAATGTAACTTTAATAACTCGTGGATGATTATGCAGTGCAGCTAAATTAAATATCATAAAAATACTAGAACAAATAACTCTTCAAGAATCACACTAAAGCTAACTTATAGCTGACTATAAAAACCGTAGCACACTCAATATATGCAATCTCACGACAATACAGACATAAAACTATCTATTGATTTTGTTTACCTCAATATAGAGCAAGACATAATTTTAAGTAAATGTTTAAATGTCATAGGAGTATAGGAGAGCCATAGAGACTGTTCATCCAAATCTCTTGCAACAATAGACTTACCTATTCTCTGATAGATAAATCATATATAAATATTTACAACTCAAACTACTCACTCACCACAAAATCCACTCCGATTAAAAGAGTCTATTCTTAAAAAAGGTTTTTAATTATGTGTCAACTGGGGTTTTAAGCGCCAAACAAGGAAATTTATCTTATTAAAAAATTAAAAGGCAACACCTATTTGTAGTAGGTATATAGAGCTCAAAGTGGCCCTACATGACTATTTTAAATCTGACTTACTATAATGATTTTTATCAGGGTTCCTCCCCATCAAAAATACGCACAACCATTAATTTATTTTCAAAAAAATTAGCTGTCTGGCTGTCAGAAAATTCAACCGGAACAGTTCTTATTAATGTAAGGGATGGCATGACTGTCCTAGAGCAATATGATGACATGTGTAATGATCACTCTCAAATTGCCCTAATGAAGCCTGTAGAATATATTTTTGCCCATAAAAAAAACAACCATATAATACCTGCCTGTGCTGCATACCGTTCAGCAAATGGCAAAAAAGACACCTATTATTTTTCGCAGATTTATGTCAACAAGGAATCCGGCATCAAGTCCCTCTCTGACTTAAAGAAAAATCCAGGAAAATTCAGGATTGCTTATGGAAATAGATTTTCCACATCCAGCTTCTTAATCCCTGCAGCTCATTTAAAAAGACTTAATATTCATCCATTTCTGCATTTCAAAAAGTCAATTTTCGCCGGGTGCCAAAATTTGGCGGCAAAAGCAGTATACTTAGGAGAGGCCGATATAGGTACCGGCCATGAAGCAGTAATCAAATCACTGGGTGAAACGTACGCCGATGCAGAAGACAAGTTAGTTCAATTGCATAGAGAGAAAATCTATACTGACCCATTAGTTATAAATAAAATTCCCTTGCCAGAGAGCATCTCTTTTAACCTGATACAAAAAGGGCTTATCGAAGTTGTCAAAGATCCTGAAATTAGAAAGTCTTTAAGCATTTTTTGGAGGGGCATGCAAGGGCTTAGCCCTGTCTCTCACCATAGTTATCAAACCGTTGAATCGGCAATAAATGATATGCACTTAAAAGAAAATGACATTCTGTATTAGAGACCCTGCAAAACTACAGGTTAATTTAAAAAGGATTTAACTTGAATATCAAACCTCGCTATTCGATATTGTTTGTCTGCTTAGGTAATATCTGTCGATCTCCTCTTGCCGAGTCAGTCTTTCGCACCAAAGCACAACTCGCAGGATTTTCTTTTTTGGTAGATTCTGCAGGAATTATTAATCAACATGTTGGCGAAAGGCCCGACCAGCGAGCGTTGAAACTAGGTGAGGATAACGGCTATTCATTCAGAAATTTCCATGCAAGGCAGGTCCGAGAGGGAGACTTTTCTAGGTTTGATTATATATTGGCAATGGACAATGAGACGCTAAAATCACTTAAATCTCTTTCTCCAATCCAATATCAATCAAAACTGTATCTATTCTTAGACTTTGCTGGAGACACAACAAAAAAAAACATACCAGACCCCTATTTTGGGGGCTTAAGTGACTTTAAAAAAACATTAAGCGCTATTGAACAGGGAGTAGACTTACTTATTGAAAAATTAAAAGAAGAAAATAATTAAACACAACGTTGAAAAACTCATACCTTATATAAAACAATCAACCCCCTAAAAATAAAAAAGGTTTTCTGCTTAACAAGTGATTTGTTTCCTTTAATTAAAACACATCCAATAAAGTGAGCAATTAATTCATTTTCCCAAGGGCTCATAAAGCTATTCTTAAAAAGTATTGATGACTTTTTGGCTAAGCATAAAAAAGAATCAAATATTTTGCTTATATTTTAAGCAGCTCAATGCAATAGATCACTGCATAACATTCCAGGAATTCTCCCCACATATATTGTCATAATTCAGGCCACCTGAGTGGTCACTTCCTCCAGGTTATCGCTCCCCAGTAACTTATCCATCACCAGACAAGCAGTCAGGTCGCCTGTGACATTTACTGCGGTTCGACACATATCCAGAATCCTATCTACACCAATAATCAAGGCAATGCCCTCAGGAGGAACACCAATACCAGCAAGAATTGTCGCGAGAATAACGATACCCACGCCCGGCGTACTGGGCGAGCCGATGGAGGCCCCCACAGTTGTTAACGTCAACCCAACCAGTTGGGCGGTACTGAGATCAATTCCATAAACCTGAGTTAGGAATACAGCCGCTATCACCTGATAGAGCGCGGTGCCGTCCATATTCACCGTAGCGCCAAGGGGCACAATAAATTTGGCTATGGAAGGTTTCACTCCCAGGGAAGTCTCGGCAGTGCGCATTGAAAGCGGCATAACGGCCGCGGAGCTGGAAGTGGAAAAGGCCAGTAGCTGAACGCCGCTGATGCGCTGCAGGAAGCTCAAAGGCCGCATTGGCGTGGCCAGTGCGACAATCAACAGGTAGAACAGCAGTAGGATTAGTAGCCCCAGAATAACCGTGCCTACATAGACAGACATCCCCACTATCGCCGTTAAGCCCACGCGAATGGCGATATCTGCCAATAATCCGAATACCGCCAGCGGCGCGAACAGCATGGCCCAACCGACTATTTTCAAGGCGATTTCCTGCACTATGCCGAAGGCATAGACTGCAGTTTCACGCTGCTTTTGCGGCAGCAACATCACTGCCACTCCGGTGAAAATCGCGTAAACCACCAGCTGCAGCATATTGCGCATGGCGATGCTCTGATTCAGGTTGGCCGGAATCAGTTCGGCAATTCGCTCCGGTAGCGGCTTGGATTCCAGCATCTGTGGTGGTGGGCTGCCGGGTAATTCAGTAGCTGCCGTGAGCAGGGCCTCATCGATATAGTTACCCGGTTGAATAAATTGGGCCAGGACTATGCCGATAACCACCGCTACTGTGGTGGTGGCAATAAAATAGGGCGCTATACGCAGGCCAACCCGCTTGAGCTGGGATACATTTCCACTGCCACAGAGCCCGAGGATAATGGAGGAGACCACCAGTGGAATCACCACCATTTGGATCATATTCAGGAATAGGGCACCGGGCAGCTTGAACCAGCTGGCCAATATTACGCTGAGATTCTCATCGACCAGCCCAGCCCCTTCCGGCGACAGCAGCAGCCCAATACCGAGCCCCAGCACCATAGCCAACAGGATTTGCATCCACAGGCGCGTGCGCATCAACAGGCCCAGGGATTCCACCATCCTGAACAGGTAAACATTGGAACCATAATTCATACGAGAATTACCAGATTCAAATTCATTAACTCGGCACCCAAAAGGAAAGCCACCAGTATCCTGCAACTCTAGAGCAAAACTCTTTAGTCAGATCAAGTGAGGGCGATCACGCAATCCCAGGCAATGATTGGTAAGAGTGGTTGCAGAAAGATGACACCGTGAGTCCCTAGTGAAAAAGGGCAAGGGGTAGATCGTTCACCACTCTAAAAATACTACGGCCTGTTTACCCACATTCAACACCAATGCTTTATCTAATAGCGAGGCCGCTAAAGAATACTCTTGCGCGTTTTTACTGATGATCCGTCGCTGGAGCAAATTGCTGCGCCAATAACTCCCTGATCCATTTATGCAGCGGATCCTGCCCGCTGCGACTGTGCCAGGCGGCGATCACATCGAAACCGGGGGGCTGGTCGGCAATCGGCAGGGTACTCAGGCGCTCATCGGGCAACAGGCGCGACGGCAGGAAAGCCACGGTATTGGTGGAGGCAATACATTCGGCTGCAGCGGCAAAAGAGGGAACCGACAACACCACATTGCGCTGCAGGCCAAACTCCTCGAACCAGGTATCGGCCATGCCACGCAGTTCTCCGCGGGAGGGAGACACCACCAATTGCGGTAGCGCCGCCAACTGTGCCAATGCCAGGGTTTCCCCTGTTAACTGGCCGGGTATTTTTGCATGGCGGCAGCACACGCA
The DNA window shown above is from Microbulbifer variabilis and carries:
- a CDS encoding SIR2 family protein — encoded protein: MEYLKEQFNIELQTESNTYIDEGRIHIREMHWSPDEMLGLIDENVYDQILNEWFDERKQNYLQIADEILEKYDNRDRYESLKETFQEGVVIPFIGAGMSISSNYPGWKDYLRKVCSETRVDLSQLNKLMATGKYEEAAQLLFDDMGAASFNEHLKITFSRKREIKGPVNYLPKIFNSGVITTNFDSLLERTYADQGLKFEEIMLGNSASEFPRLAATGKPFLLKLHGHANRQRDRVLTFAEYEAAYSEKAVLRTLVSHTFFAKTMLFMGCSLSSDRTLKLMADYVEEFGHENLPQHYAIVNLHESEDRIARREQLVAANIFPIWYESSDHDEAIEALLLDLVDGNIKI
- a CDS encoding type I restriction endonuclease subunit R yields the protein MITEDQLEQLCLEWFNTLGYNYTCGYDIAPDGDTPERSDYRQIILHKRLLSSLEVINPQVPLSTLERVTQQIATPETPILIKNNKQFHQWLQEGVKVEFKDNNGEVVTDYVKLVDFANTKRNEFLVVNQYTITGTKGSRRPDIIVFINGLPLAVIELKNPADNSADIWSAYQQLQTYKEEIPDLFIFNQALVISDGLNARVGSLTASKERFLPWRVVNNEHDKPHFEYFLETLVKGFFKPELLLDYIRHFVLFEQDGDQIVKKIAGYHQFHAVRQAVKATVVAAEQSSAVTEPRANYADKVEPGSGKAGVVWHTQGSGKSISMVCYASKLLAQPAMNNPTIVVVTDRNDLDGQLYNTFCMAADALKQTPVQAGDRDELRQIVAARQSGGIVFTTVQKFALLGEETSHPVLSRRHNIVVVSDEAHRSHYGDKARFNTQKGTYAFGYSKHMRDALPAASFIGFTGTPVDSADKDTRRVFGEYVSIYDIQDAVDDGATVPIYYESRLAKLDIHAADIEALNEDVEEVIEDEEDVAEREKTKSHWATLEKLVGSQPRVEQVAKDLIQHFDSRTASMPGKAMIVAMSREICVDLYDAIVAIKPEWHHPDTDKGAIKIVMTGSASDKAKLQPHIYNKETKKAFEKRFKDVNDPLQLVIVRDMWLTGFDAPICHTMYIDKPMKGHNLMQAIARVNRVFKDKPGGLVVDYIGIANELKQALKTYTGSNGKGKPTHDAHEAYAILLEKLGVLHDMMHGFDYSQYETQALQLLPGAMNHILSLKNPGSGELDGKRRFLDVMAALSKAYTLCSTLEDAAPYKKEIAFWGAVKNAITKFTAIDKRRTDEEKNSALKQIIDNAIVTDGVDDIFSMVGLDRPNIGLLSPEFMEDVANLKEKNLAVELLERLLRDEVKARMKTDVVSEKKYSDRIMEALRKYHNRAIETAQVIEELIQMAKDMADDAQMAENSGLNTDEIAFYRALIQNQSAVKELGDNNLRELAKYVTQQLRKSTTVDWQVRDSVRAKLRNLVRRALRKWKYPPDGADEAVQLCLKQAETLSHSWSA
- a CDS encoding acyl-CoA thioesterase, which gives rise to MSEAPRNLLYQETLAVRWGDMDAFGHINNATYFTYFEQCRCSWLASIYSSGALSSNQGDGPVLLNASANFHLPLVFPANITISMYGGNPGRSSFNSYYEIRDADNTDKLYTTGEAKIVWVDQQAGKSMPVPDDIRALLPTA
- a CDS encoding DUF1963 domain-containing protein, which gives rise to MFYDLEECPWGFAQKDKDGWAVIYENGSDEPFEQPLPLNIDPESVASEIKYLRPSTFTSYPDLDRLDISYTELSDEDHCDYYEFIANNYGDDPYHQVGGYPKPVQNDCMEEECPLVSGGVYCGEPESFTSEKAKQLRDQLNDWKLLLQFDSDDDVKVMWGHCGRLYIWVKESDAKQCNFNNSWMIMQCS
- a CDS encoding PhnD/SsuA/transferrin family substrate-binding protein, with protein sequence MTILNLTYYNDFYQGSSPSKIRTTINLFSKKLAVWLSENSTGTVLINVRDGMTVLEQYDDMCNDHSQIALMKPVEYIFAHKKNNHIIPACAAYRSANGKKDTYYFSQIYVNKESGIKSLSDLKKNPGKFRIAYGNRFSTSSFLIPAAHLKRLNIHPFLHFKKSIFAGCQNLAAKAVYLGEADIGTGHEAVIKSLGETYADAEDKLVQLHREKIYTDPLVINKIPLPESISFNLIQKGLIEVVKDPEIRKSLSIFWRGMQGLSPVSHHSYQTVESAINDMHLKENDILY
- a CDS encoding low molecular weight protein-tyrosine-phosphatase, which produces MNIKPRYSILFVCLGNICRSPLAESVFRTKAQLAGFSFLVDSAGIINQHVGERPDQRALKLGEDNGYSFRNFHARQVREGDFSRFDYILAMDNETLKSLKSLSPIQYQSKLYLFLDFAGDTTKKNIPDPYFGGLSDFKKTLSAIEQGVDLLIEKLKEENN
- a CDS encoding dicarboxylate/amino acid:cation symporter yields the protein MNYGSNVYLFRMVESLGLLMRTRLWMQILLAMVLGLGIGLLLSPEGAGLVDENLSVILASWFKLPGALFLNMIQMVVIPLVVSSIILGLCGSGNVSQLKRVGLRIAPYFIATTTVAVVIGIVLAQFIQPGNYIDEALLTAATELPGSPPPQMLESKPLPERIAELIPANLNQSIAMRNMLQLVVYAIFTGVAVMLLPQKQRETAVYAFGIVQEIALKIVGWAMLFAPLAVFGLLADIAIRVGLTAIVGMSVYVGTVILGLLILLLFYLLIVALATPMRPLSFLQRISGVQLLAFSTSSSAAVMPLSMRTAETSLGVKPSIAKFIVPLGATVNMDGTALYQVIAAVFLTQVYGIDLSTAQLVGLTLTTVGASIGSPSTPGVGIVILATILAGIGVPPEGIALIIGVDRILDMCRTAVNVTGDLTACLVMDKLLGSDNLEEVTTQVA